From one Streptomyces chromofuscus genomic stretch:
- a CDS encoding barstar family protein gives MTDHVVTLVLDGVTDKAGLMNRCARALRLPDWFGRPWDALADSLSDQGPWPGDAVERGLLVVVRNCRPHATARPDEWETAQQVYRQAADAAPGPAVAPALGGSS, from the coding sequence CTGACGGATCACGTGGTCACCCTCGTCCTCGACGGTGTCACGGACAAGGCCGGCCTGATGAACCGCTGCGCCCGGGCGCTTCGGCTGCCCGACTGGTTCGGCCGCCCCTGGGACGCGCTCGCCGACAGCCTCTCCGACCAGGGACCGTGGCCCGGGGACGCCGTCGAGCGGGGGCTGCTGGTCGTCGTACGGAACTGCCGGCCGCACGCGACGGCGCGGCCCGACGAGTGGGAGACCGCCCAGCAGGTGTACCGGCAGGCCGCTGACGCGGCACCGGGGCCGGCCGTGGCGCCGGCCCTTGGAGGATCCTCCTAA